The Streptomyces noursei ATCC 11455 sequence GCTGCTGGCCGACCGGGTGGCGCTGCTGTCCGGCGGCCGGATAGCCGCCGTCGGCACCCACCACCAACTGCTGCGGGAGAACGCGGAGTACGCGGCGCTGATGTCCGGCGACCCGGGGCGCGGCGACACCGGGCGACAGGAGGGGGAGGGCGCGCGATGACGACCACGGAGACCGACCGGCCGGCCGACGGCCCGGACAGCGACACCACCGGCGACGCCGCCCATCGCACCGGGCGACCCGCCGCGGACGGGCGGCGCCCACCGGACGACGCCCCGGACGCCTTCGAGGCGGATCTGCTGCCCACCCCGAAGGGCGCCTCCCGAGCCCTGTTGGGGTCGCTGCTGGCCCCGCACCGCGGCCGGGTGGCGGCCGCCACCGCCGCGCTGCTGCTCCAGCAGGCCGCCGCGCAGGCCAGCCCGCTGCTGGTGGCCTACGCCCTCGACCGGGTGGTGCCGGCCCTGCGGGCGGGCGGGCGCGGCCCGTTGGTCGTCCTGGTGACGGTGGCCGTGCTGTGCGCGGTGGCCGCCGGCGGCCTCCAGTGGGCCTTCGTCCGGCTCTCCGCCCGGGCCGGCCAGGACGTGCTGCTGGACCTGCGCGGCCGGATCTTCCGGCACTCCCAGGCACTCGGCCTGGACTTCCACGAGCGCTACACCTCCGGCCGGTTGATATCGCGCGCCACCACGGACGTCGAGGCGCTGCGCGAACTCCTCGAAGAGGGCCTCCAGGAACTGGTCACGGTCGTCCTCTCGGCGCTGTACGTCACCGTGCTGCTGTTCTGGCTGGACGTGGGCCTGGGCACCTCGGCGCTGCTCTCGGCGGTGCCGCTGGCGCTCCTGGTCCGCTCCTTCCAGCACCGCTCGCAGCGGGCGTACCGCGCCAAGTCCACCGCCACCGCGGCGGTCATCGTGCGGTTCGCGGAGACCCTCAACGGCATCCGGCCGGTGCTGGCGTTCCGCCGCGAGCGGGCCAACGACGCCGCCTTCGCCGCGCTGAACTCCCGCCACCGGCGGCTCAACGGCGACGCGATCCTGGAGATGGCGCGCTATGTCGTCGGCTCCCGCGCGGTGGCCAACGCCGCGCTGGCCGCGATCGTGCTGTGGGGCGCCTACCGCGTCGCCACCGGCGGGCTCGCCCTCGGCGTGCTGGCCGCCGCGACCCTCTACCTGCGCCGGCTGTACGACCCGCTCGACCGGATGGGCGTGTTCCTGAACGCCTACGAGTCCGCCGCCGCCTCCCTGGAGAAGATCGCCGGGCTGCTGGCCCAGCGGCCGACGGTCGCCGAGCCCACCGCTCCGCGTGCGCTGCCGCCCGCCGCCCCCGACCGCCCCGGCCGCGAAGTGGCCTTCCACGGCGTCCGCTTCGGGTACCGCACGGGCGGCGAGGTGCTGCCGCGCTTCGACCTCGCCCTGGCGGCCGGCACCACCGTCGCGGTGGTCGGCGCCACCGGGGCCGGCAAGTCCACCCTCGCCAGGCTGCTGGCCCGCTTCCACGACCCCACGGAGGGCCGGGTGGCGCTGGACGGGGTCGATCTGCGCGAGCTGTCCGGCGCGGAGCTGCGCCGCGAGGTGGTGATGGTCACCCAGGAGGCGTTCCTGTTCTCCGGCACGGTCGCCGACAACATCGCGCTGGGCGATCCGGATGCCGACCGCGCGCGGATCGAGCGGGCCGCGCGGGCGATCGGGGCGCACGACTTCATCGTCGCGCTCCCGGAGGGCTACGACACCGACGTCCGCAGGCGCGGCGGCCGGCTCTCCGCGGGCCAGCGTCAACTGGTGGGCTTCGCACGGGCGTTGCTGGCCGATCCGGCGGTGCTCATCCTGGACGAGGCGACCAGCTCGCTGGACATACCGGGCGAGCGGGCGGTGCAGCGGGCGATGGGTGCGGTGCTGCGCGGCCGGACGGCGCTGGTGATCGCGCACCGGCTGTCCACGGTGGAGTCCGCGGACCGGGTGCTGGTGATGTCCGACGGCCGGATCGTCGAGGACGGCGCCCCGGCCGCGCTGATCGCCGACGGCGGCCGGTACGCGGCTCTGCACCGGGCCTGGCGGACGAGTGTGTCCTGAGCGACGGTCCCGGGCCGGCCCGATACCCGGCCGACCGTCCGGTTTCCGGACGTCGATTTCGCCCAACGGACGTTTTCCGGCCAATTAGTTGAACGGCACCTGACAACCACTCGCCAGTGGTGGCACTCTTCCCGGCAGCCGCCACCCGGACCCCCACTGCACCGCTCCGGGCGGCCGTGACCCCGTACCACCGGCTCGTCAACCCCCCACACACGCTCCACGAGTTCTGCCTCGCTCTGCCCGGACGGCCGCTCAGCCGCCCGGTCCCCCCCTTGGCCGCTCCCGTCGTGCCGCGGCCCCGCAGAAGGAGTCAGTGTGAGAAGCACCCCCCATAGACCCACCCCGCAGCGGCGTGCCGTGGCGACCGGCGCGCTGGTCGCGGTCACCGCACTGCTGGCCGTCGGCGTCCAGACCGGCACCGGCGCGGCGGCCAGCCCGCACGCCGCCGCCCGCCCGGCCCCGCACGCCGCCCCCCTGGCCGGTGCGCTGCCCGGCAAGCTCACCCCGTCGCAGCGGGCCGAGCTGATCCGGAAGGCCAACGCCACCACGGCCGCCACCGCCCAGCGGCTGCACCTCGGCGCCAAGGAGAAGCTGGTCGTCAAGGACGTCGAGCAGGACGCCGACGGCACCACGCACACCCGCTACGACCGCACCTACGAGGGGCTGCCGGTGCTCGGCGGAGACCTCGTCGTGCACACCGCGAAGGGCGGTGCGGTCAAGAGCACCACCAAGGCCACCAAGGCCGCCCTCGCCGTCGCCTCCACCACCGCGAAGGTCTCCCCGGCCACCGCCGCGGCCAAGGCGGTCTCCTCCGCCAAGTCCCTCGGCTCGACGAGGACCGCGGCCGACCAGGCCCCGCGCAAGGTGGTCTGGGCCGCCGACGGCACCCCGCGGCTGGCCTGGGAGACGGTGGTCGGCGGGTTCCAGGACGACGGCACGCCCAACCAGCTGCACGTCATCACCGACGCCGGCACCGGCGCGAAGATCTTCCAGTACCAGGGCATCGAGAACGGCATCGGCAACAGCGAGTACAGCGGCAAGGTCACCATCGGGACC is a genomic window containing:
- a CDS encoding ABC transporter ATP-binding protein; this encodes MTTTETDRPADGPDSDTTGDAAHRTGRPAADGRRPPDDAPDAFEADLLPTPKGASRALLGSLLAPHRGRVAAATAALLLQQAAAQASPLLVAYALDRVVPALRAGGRGPLVVLVTVAVLCAVAAGGLQWAFVRLSARAGQDVLLDLRGRIFRHSQALGLDFHERYTSGRLISRATTDVEALRELLEEGLQELVTVVLSALYVTVLLFWLDVGLGTSALLSAVPLALLVRSFQHRSQRAYRAKSTATAAVIVRFAETLNGIRPVLAFRRERANDAAFAALNSRHRRLNGDAILEMARYVVGSRAVANAALAAIVLWGAYRVATGGLALGVLAAATLYLRRLYDPLDRMGVFLNAYESAAASLEKIAGLLAQRPTVAEPTAPRALPPAAPDRPGREVAFHGVRFGYRTGGEVLPRFDLALAAGTTVAVVGATGAGKSTLARLLARFHDPTEGRVALDGVDLRELSGAELRREVVMVTQEAFLFSGTVADNIALGDPDADRARIERAARAIGAHDFIVALPEGYDTDVRRRGGRLSAGQRQLVGFARALLADPAVLILDEATSSLDIPGERAVQRAMGAVLRGRTALVIAHRLSTVESADRVLVMSDGRIVEDGAPAALIADGGRYAALHRAWRTSVS